In one window of Oncorhynchus gorbuscha isolate QuinsamMale2020 ecotype Even-year linkage group LG23, OgorEven_v1.0, whole genome shotgun sequence DNA:
- the LOC124011624 gene encoding short coiled-coil protein B: MSSDGDGDMENQAELEEKTRLINQVLELQHTLEDLSSRVDAVKEENLKLKSENQVLGQYIENLMSASSVFQTTDTKSKRK; this comes from the exons ATGAGCTCCGACGGGGATG gtgacaTGGAGAATCAGGCTGAGCTGGAGGAAAAGACTAGGCTTATAAACCAGGTGTTGGAGCTTCAACACACTCTAGAAG ACCTGTCGTCGCGTGTGGATGCGGTGAAGGAGGAGAACCTGAAGTTGAAGTCTGAGAACCAGGTTCTGGGTCAGTACATTGAGAACCTTATGTCTGCCTCCAGCGTGTTCCAGACCACCGACACCAAGAGCAAACGAAAATAA